A stretch of Kazachstania africana CBS 2517 chromosome 7, complete genome DNA encodes these proteins:
- the KAFR0G00150 gene encoding uncharacterized protein, producing the protein MISFKHASRSLVLLLHLLLFVRAEGAVFTTTYEDLITTATAVVSELVTTNSEGKTTTQYIVESLIEAEVTRSGMTATTTVSACIATAIVTAMTTTDESGSSYCINSVVTTTENPVYTVTVTSEGKTYGEVVSEYTSTTSGVVYKSWKSLFTSEAADDSTSTTSTEDNHIYTSVIYDCTTTITSGSCSIADISSTSTTQSSASSTVMPSTASESTSISISSSSSSWVVSSVSSGAEYTSIVSSGSSTTSTLVSDHDTTNGAGSEYTTTLSSGSSTITALVSDYDTTNSAGSDYTTYTILSTLTGSESTTGGSEYTTTLSSGSSTITALVSDYDTTNSAGSDYTTYTIVSTLSGSESTTGGSEYTTTLSSGSSTITALVSDYDTTNSAGSDYTTYTIVSTLSGSESTTGGSEYTTTLSSGSSTITALVSDYDTTNSAGSDYTTYTIVSTLSGSESTTGGSEYTTTLSSGSSTITALVSDYDTTNSAGSDYTTYTIVSTLSGSESTTGGSEYTTTLSSGSTTYTATVSDYTTTDSAGSTYTTQSTIITDDTHAESKYTTTVTSGSTTSCAIESSVLVSSYAGSAGTLGGSLFNACFNVFFLLMLII; encoded by the coding sequence ATGATTTCCTTCAAACATGCAAGTCGATCTTTGGTTCTGCTATTACATCTTTTGCTCTTCGTTAGAGCTGAAGGTGCAGTATTTACAACTACATACGAAGACCTGATCACAACTGCCACCGCAGTTGTTTCTGAGCTAGTTACAACCAACTCAGAGGGTAAAACTACAACTCAGTACATCGTCGAGTCCCTTATTGAAGCTGAAGTTACTAGATCAGGTATGACAGCCACAACCACTGTTTCTGCGTGTATTGCTACTGCTATCGTTACCGCTATGACTACAACTGATGAAAGTGGTTCCAGTTATTGCATTAACAGCGTCGTTACCACTACGGAAAATCCAGTTTACACTGTTACTGTTACTTCTGAAGGTAAAACTTACGGTGAAGTCGTTTCTGAGTATACATCGACGACTTCAGGTGTTGTTTATAAGAGCTGGAAATCACTATTCACTTCTGAAGCGGCCGATGACAGTACATCTACTACTTCGACAGAAGATAATCACATTTATACCTCAGTTATTTATGACTGTACTACCACCATCACTTCCGGTTCTTGTTCGATAGCAGATATTTCTTCGACGAGTACTACTCAAAGTTCTGCGTCATCTACGGTCATGCCATCAACTGCAAGTGAGTCCACGAGTATTTCTATCTCAAGCTCAAGCTCATCTTGGGTGGTTTCCTCCGTTTCAAGTGGAGCAGAATATACCTCCATTGTGAGTTCTGGTTCTTCTACTACTAGCACTTTGGTATCTGACCACGACACTACCAACGGCGCTGGCTCTGAATACACTACTACTCTCAGCTCTGGTTCCTCAACCATCACTGCTCTGGTATCTGACTACGACACTACGAACAGTGCTGGCTCCGACTACACCACGTATACAATCCTCTCCACGCTTACTGGATCTGAATCTACGACTGGCGGCTCTGAATACACTACTACTCTCAGCTCTGGTTCCTCAACCATCACTGCTCTGGTATCTGACTACGACACTACGAACAGTGCTGGATCTGACTACACCACGTATACAATCGTATCCACGCTTTCTGGATCTGAATCTACGACTGGCGGCTCTGAATACACTACTACTCTCAGCTCTGGTTCCTCAACCATCACTGCTCTGGTATCTGACTACGACACTACGAACAGTGCTGGATCTGACTACACCACGTATACAATCGTATCCACGCTTTCTGGATCTGAATCTACGACTGGCGGCTCTGAATACACTACTACTCTCAGCTCTGGTTCCTCAACCATCACTGCTCTGGTATCTGACTACGACACTACGAACAGTGCTGGCTCCGACTACACCACGTATACAATCGTATCCACGCTTTCTGGATCTGAATCTACGACTGGCGGCTCTGAATACACTACTACTCTCAGCTCTGGTTCCTCAACCATCACTGCTCTGGTATCTGACTACGACACTACGAACAGTGCTGGATCTGACTACACCACGTATACAATCGTATCCACGCTTTCTGGATCTGAATCTACGACTGGCGGCTCTGAATACACTACTACTCTAAGCTCTGGTTCCACCACTTATACTGCCACAGTCTCTGACTACACGACCACTGACTCTGCCGGTTCTACGTACACTACACAATCTACTATAATTACAGATGACACTCATGCTGAGTCTAAGTACACCACTACTGTCACTTCTGGTTCCACCACCAGTTGCGCTATCGAGAGTTCAGTTTTGGTTTCAAGTTACGCTGGATCGGCTGGTACTTTGGGTGGGAGTTTATTCAACGCCTGTTTtaatgttttctttttgttaATGTTAATAATCTAA